A window of the Gossypium hirsutum isolate 1008001.06 chromosome A05, Gossypium_hirsutum_v2.1, whole genome shotgun sequence genome harbors these coding sequences:
- the LOC107958409 gene encoding mitochondrial import inner membrane translocase subunit TIM23-2: MAHHRRSDPEAEPNTRLYNPYQDLNLQVPITNLYKLPTSPEFLFAEESLHQRRSWGENLTFYTGSAYLGGSISGAAVGLFSALKNFEQGDTLKLKINRILNSSGHTGRTWGNRIGVVGLIYAGLESGVVAVTDRDDVWSSVAAGLATGAVCRAARGVRSAAVAGALGGLAAGAVVAGKQVLKRYVPI, translated from the coding sequence ATGGCGCATCATCGTCGCTCCGACCCTGAAGCGGAACCAAACACCCGACTTTACAACCCATACCAAGACTTGAACCTTCAAGTTCCCATAACCAACCTGTACAAGCTCCCAACCTCTCCGGAGTTCCTCTTTGCTGAGGAATCCCTCCACCAACGCCGCTCTTGGGGAGAAAATTTGACCTTTTACACCGGTTCCGCTTATTTAGGTGGCTCTATATCCGGCGCAGCCGTCGGGCTCTTCTCGGCTCTCAAGAACTTCGAGCAAGGCGATACTTTGAAGCTGAAGATCAACCGGATCTTGAATAGTTCGGGTCATACGGGCCGGACATGGGGAAACCGGATCGGGGTGGTGGGCTTGATTTATGCGGGGCTGGAGAGTGGAGTCGTGGCGGTGACTGATCGTGATGATGTCTGGAGCAGCGTGGCTGCGGGTCTGGCCACCGGAGCGGTTTGTCGTGCGGCGAGAGGTGTGAGGTCCGCGGCGGTGGCGGGTGCTCTGGGTGGGTTGGCGGCGGGAGCAGTGGTCGCTGGGAAGCAAGTTTTGAAGAGATACGTGCCCATTTGA
- the LOC107958410 gene encoding protein phosphatase 2C 16, translated as MEEMSPAVAVTLSLGNSMGDNSGIAAHVEITPIKLVTDAASLSKMLPKNGNGSIAASESMVQESEEDVILSVDTNGIINEGLLVLNAGSDISLQNAEIESGRILAKAIILGESSIEQVPTAEVLLTTVSPDVKISDGFEIKASEVVIQLPKEKNLNRGSRSVFELDCIPLWGSVSIIGKRAEMEDAVAAMPRFMKIPIKMLIGDRVFDGISRGLTDLTVHFFGVYDGHGGSQVANYCRDRIHVALAEEIGRIKDNLYDDTSKESRQMQWEKTFTSCFLKVDDEIGGKVSQGNEDASDASFEPVAPETVGSTAVVALVCSSHIVVANCGDSRAVLCRGKEAMALSSDHKPSRDDEYARIEASGGKVIQWNGHRVFGVLAMSRSIGDRYLKPWIIPEPEVMFIPRAREDECLILASDGLWDVISNEEACEVARRRILLWHKKNGVPSLVERGKGIDPAAQAAAEYLSMLAIQKGSRDNISVIVVDLKAQRKFKSKT; from the exons ATGGAAGAGATGTCTCCGGCAGTCGCAGTAACACTTAGTTTGGGTAACTCTATGGGTGACAACTCTGGAATCGCAGCCCATGTGGAAATCACGCCAATCAAGCTCGTAACCGATGCAGCGAGTTTGTCTAAGATGTTACCCAAGAACGGAAATGGGTCTATCGCTGCTAGTGAATCGATGGTTCAGGAAAGCGAGGAAGATGTAATTTTGTCAGTGGACACTAATGGAATTATAAATGAGGGGTTGCTGGTTTTGAATGCAGGTTCTGATATTAGCTTGCAAAATGCGGAAATTGAAAGTGGTCGAATTCTTGCTAAGGCTATTATTTTGGGAGAGTCGAGCATCGAGCAGGTGCCTACGGCTGAAGTACTGCTCACAACAGTGAGTCCCGATGTAAAGATTTCTGATGGGTTTGAGATAAAGGCTTCAGAAGTGGTAATTCAGCTGCCTAAAGAAAAGAACCTCAATAGAGGTAGCCGGAGTGTTTTTGAGTTGGATTGTATACCCCTTTGGGGATCAGTGTCTATTATTGGAAAAAGAGCAGAAATGGAAGATGCTGTTGCTGCAATGCCTCGGTTTATGAAGATTCCTATCAAAATGCTTATTGGTGATCGTGTTTTTGATGGAATCAGTCGAGGTCTGACTGACCTTACTGTGCACTTTTTTGGTGTTTACGACGGTCATGGTGGCTCACAG GTGGCAAACTATTGCCGTGACCGTATCCATGTGGCTTTGGCTGAAGAGATTGGGAGAATTAAAGACAATTTATATGATGACACTAGTAAAGAGAGTCGACAGATGCAATGGGAGAAGACATTTACTAGTTGCTTTCTAAAGGTCGATGACGAGATTGGAGGAAAAGTTAGCCAAGGCAATGAAGATGCTTCTGATGCTAGTTTCGAACCTGTTGCCCCCGAAACAGTTGGGTCAACCGCTGTGGTGGCCTTGGTTTGTTCATCGCATATCGTTGTTGCTAACTGTGGTGATTCAAGAGCAGTCTTGTGCCGTGGCAAAGAAGCCATGGCCTTGTCAAGTGATCACAAA CCAAGCAGAGATGATGAGTATGCAAGGATTGAGGCATCAGGAGGGAAAGTTATACAGTGGAATGGACATCGTGTTTTCGGTGTTCTTGCAATGTCAAGGTCCATCg GTGATAGATATTTGAAACCATGGATTATCCCGGAACCGGAAGTTATGTTTATTCCTCGAGCTAGAGAAGATGAATGTTTGATTTTAGCCAGTGATGGGTTGTGGGATGTGATATCGAATGAGGAAGCTTGCGAGGTGGCTCGACGGCGAATCCTGCTCTGGCACAAAAAGAATGGGGTTCCATCTCTGGTGGAAAGAGGCAAAGGAATTGACCCAGCGGCGCAAGCGGCAGCTGAATACCTTTCGATGCTGGCCATCCAAAAAGGTAGCAGAGACAACATCTCTGTAATTGTTGTAGACTTGAAAGCTCAAAGGAAGTTCAAGAGCAAAACATAA